From Micromonospora echinaurantiaca:
GGCGGCCTCGACGATCCGCTGCCGGCTGAGCAGCGCCTGCCGCGGCCGGGGCATCCGTCCCTCCCTCGCTCGATGGTCCGCCGCAAACTCTGCCACAGCCGGGTCTGGACGGAATTAAACTTGCAGCGCTAGTTTATCGGCCATGGACCTTCAGCTCTCCGCCGAGCAGGCGTCGGTCCGCCGGCTCGCCGCGGAGTTCGTCGACCGCGAGGTGACCCCGCACGCTGCGGCCTGGGACCGGCGCGAGTCGGTAGATCCGGAGATCGTCGGCAAGCTCGGCCAGCTCGGCTTCCTCGGGCTGACCATCCCCGAGGCCGACGGCGGCTCCGGCGGCGACCACCTCGCGTACTGCCTGGTGCTGGAGGAACTGGGCCGGGGCGACTCGGCCGTGCGCGGCATCGTGTCGGTGTCGCTCGGGCTGGTGGCCAAGTCGATAGCCGCGCACGGCACCCCGGCGCAGCGGGCGCAGTGGCTGCCCCGGCTCTGCGCCGGCACCGCCCTCGGCTGCTTCGCGCTCACCGAACCGGACAGCGGTTCGGACGCCGCCGCGCTGACCACCCGGGCGGTCCGCGACGGCGGCGACTGGCTGCTCACCGGCACGAAGACGTTCATCACCAACGGAACCACCGCCGACGTGGCCCTGGTCTTCGCCCGCACCGGCGGGCCCGGCCACCGGGGCATCACCGCGTTCCTGGTGCCCACCGACGCGCCCGGGCTCACCCGGTGCGAGATCCACGGCAAGCTCGGCCTGCGCGGGCAGGCCACCGGCGAGCTGCGCCTCGACGGCGTGCGGGTGCCGGACTCGGCGCGCCTGGGCGAGGAGGGCGGCGGCTTCCGGCTGGCGCTGGCCACCCTGGCCAAGGGCCGGATGTCGGTCGCCGCCGGCTGCGTCGGCATCGCCCAGGGCTGCCTGGACGCCGCGGTCGGCTA
This genomic window contains:
- a CDS encoding acyl-CoA dehydrogenase family protein, with product MDLQLSAEQASVRRLAAEFVDREVTPHAAAWDRRESVDPEIVGKLGQLGFLGLTIPEADGGSGGDHLAYCLVLEELGRGDSAVRGIVSVSLGLVAKSIAAHGTPAQRAQWLPRLCAGTALGCFALTEPDSGSDAAALTTRAVRDGGDWLLTGTKTFITNGTTADVALVFARTGGPGHRGITAFLVPTDAPGLTRCEIHGKLGLRGQATGELRLDGVRVPDSARLGEEGGGFRLALATLAKGRMSVAAGCVGIAQGCLDAAVGYAGQRTQFGKPIAGHQLVQQLLAAIAVDTNAARLLVWQVADLIDRGQPFATEASMAKLFASEAAVRAANNAVQVFGGYGYIDEYPVGKYLRDARVATLYEGTSQIQQLLIGRALTGVNAF